The genomic segment catccacaacctcatcaccatagcctccaacctcatctttcccaaccccacactgcccccttcgatctccttcccaaaatccacaaacctgcctgccctggtcgacccattgtctctgcctgctcctgccccaccgaactcatgtCCACCTATctcgattccattttctcccccttggtcctggaactccctacctacgtccgtgacaccacccatccACGAGGCCATCCacgtcctccagaacttccaattccccagtccccaacacctcattttcaccatggacatccggtccctacacacctgcattccccatgcagatggtctaaaggccctccccttcttcctgtcctgcaggcctgaccagtccccctccactgacaccctcatccgccttgccaaactcgtccccattctcaacaacttctcttttgattcctcccacttcctacagacaaagggggtggccatgggtacccacatgggcccaaactatgcctgcctctttgtaggatacatggaacaatccctcttccgcacctacactggccccaaaccccacctcttcctccgttacattgatgactgtatcggcgccgcctcgtgcttccaagaggagctcggacagttcattcacttcaccaacaccttccaccccaaccttaaattcatctggcccatctccaacacatccctcactttcctggacctctctgtctccatcgcaggatccacctagaaaccgatatccatttcaagcccaccttcctgaaaaaatgccatcccttaatctcaattccttcgcctctgccgcatctgctcccaggatgaggcattccactcccgcacatcccagatgtccgcgtttttcaaggaccgcaaactcctcccccccgcccaccccgcagtggtcaaaaacggcctcgactgtgtctcccgcatttcccgcaaatcatccctcacaccccgtccccacaataaccaccaaaacagaatccccctcatcctcaattaactccccaccaacctccaaatccaacgcatcacctttccgacacttccgccatctgcaattcaactccaccaccaaagacatttttccatccccacccgtgtctgccttccggagagaccactctctccatgacttccttgtccgctccacactctcctccaaccccaccacacccggcacttccccctacaaccgcaggaagtgctacacttgcccctgtacctcctccctcatccccatccccaagaaggtcccaagaagactctccacatcaagcagatgttcacctgcacagctgcgaATGTGGTATACAACATCTGCtatacacggtgtggcttcctctacattgtggaaccaagtggaggcttggggcccactttgcagaacacctacgctcgattcacaataaacaactccacctcccagtcgcgagccatttgaactcccactcccatttctcagacaacatgtccatcctgggcctcgtgcggtgccacaatgatgccacccaaaggttgcaggaacagcaactcatattccgcttgggaaccctgcagcgcaatggtatcaatgtggatttcacaagcttcaaaatctacccccccaactgtttcccaaaaccagcccagctcgtcattgcctgcctaacttgttcttcctctcacctatcctctcctcccacctcaagctgcacctccatttcctacctactaacctcatcccgcccccttaaccgtactccccgcactgacctatccccttcctacctccccacctacattcacctttactggtgAGATCTGAAGTGATGTATGCATCTAGGAAGAACTGTTGAGAATGACCATTAGAAAGCTGTTGAGGTTAGGTTAGGTTATTAAATAGAGGGAGACAGAATTTTTAATCTGTAAATGATGcggacaggcaggaaagtggagttgtgagCTCCGATTAGCCATAATctctgttccaccattcgatGGACTGTACAGCCTATTTACATCATGAGATCTCGTGGTCTTCATGTTTTAGAGACAAAATCTTAGAGGAAAATGGATCTGTCTGTGGATTGGTGTTACAGACTCAACAGTAACActgcaatacacagagaaaaatcAGGGATAAACTCCCAGATGAAAATTCAAAAGGCGAAATATCATCCTGAAAAGCAGAGTTCTGATTAGAATAATAATCATGATTCCAGTATGAACTATACTCATTCCGGAGGATGAAATGAGCTGTGGAAACAATGATATTACGGAATTTGAACTGTCCAGGTAATAACTTGCTGATGTGTCCCTCTCTAAAAAGATCGATCAATTTGTAAGACCATAATGTATACGAGCAGaatcagaccatttggcccatcagatctgctCCACCGTTTGATCGCAGCTGTTATATTTcccaaccctattctcctgctttctccctgtaacccttatcCAGGACCAGAGCATCAGTTTGTCCTTCCCGGAgcttgagtgtgtgtctgtccaTGCTCAGACTCCCTGATGCCTCActcaatcaaatgcagccttgatgtcaattACTTCCCTAAGATAGACTGGAACtacctaagtgcaaatagtttgggtggagcagattttgtcagctctgtccaggaaggatttctgactcaatctGTAGATAAAGCAACTAGAGGGGaagccatattggatttggtgtttGGCAACGAATTAAGCCAGATGTCAGATCTCtctgtgggacagcattttggtaaTAGTGACCGCACTCCCTGATCTTTGCTATAGTCATGGGGAGAgataggagcagacagtatggaaacatatttaattgggggaggggggaattacaatgttattaggcaagaactgcggagcataaattgggaacagatattctcggggaaatgcacaacagaaatgtggaggttgtttacgAAGCAATTGCTACGAATGCtggtcccactgaggcaaggaaaaggatggtaaggtgaaggaaccttggatgacagaacatgtggaacatctagtcaagaggaaaaaggaaccttaattaaggttgaggaagcaaggatcagacagggcttaaggtctacaaggtagccaggaaggaactgaaaaatGGACTTGGGGAGCGAGAAGGGGCCAAGAAAAAGCCTGGGTGTGTtgaatcaaggaaaaccccaaggccttctatgcttatgtgaagaacaagaggatggccagagtgagggtagggccaatcagggagagtGGAGGGAACTTCGGTGCAGAGTCAGAGGAAGTAGGGGAcgtctttaatgaatactttgcttcagtattcaccagtgagagggaccttgacatctgtgaggacagcatgaaacgggcagatatgctcgaactggttgatgttaggaaggaggacatgttagaaattttgaaaaacatgcagACAGAAAAgcaccagatgattggagggtcataaatgtcattcccttgttcaagaaagggaatagggataatcctggaaattacagtcttacttctgtggtgggcaaattactggagaggattctgagacagtgtatttatgattatttggaaaagcacagtttgattagaaatagtcagcatggctttgtgaggggcaggtcatgcctcacaagccttattgaactCTTTGGGGATGTGACAAAACATGTTgaagaaggcagagcagtggatgtggtgtacatggattttaacaaggcaattgataaggttccccatggtaggctcattcagaaagtaaggagacatgggattcaaggaaatttggctgtccGGATACAGAATTGGCCGTCCAATAGGTGGTAATTGATGGAAAGTGTTCAGCCTGGacctcagtgacgagtggtgttccacagggacctgtTCTGGGACtgctgctctttgtgatctttataaatggcttggatgaggaagtggaaatgtgggttagtaagtttgccgatgacacaaatgttggtggagttgtggacaacgtggagggctattgtaggttgcaacaggacattgacaggatgcagagctgggcaaagaagtggcagatggaattcaacccagaaatgtGTGAAGTGATTCAGTTTGAAAGTTCGAATGTGAATGCAAAATACAGGTTTAATTGCAggactcttggcagtgtggaggaacataGGGAtattggggtccacatccataggtccctgaaagttgctacccaagttgaatgggttgtaaagaaggcgcatggtgtgttggctttcattggcaggggaattgagtttaagagccgtgaggttatgatgcagctctataaaaccctcagttctggtcgcctcattaaaGGAAAGATTGGAAGacttagagagggtgcagaggagatttaccaggatgctgcctggactggagggcaggtcttgtgaggaaaggatgagggggcaaggacttttttcattggcgcaaagaaggttgaggagtgacttgatagagttgtacaagatgatgagtggCGTTGATAGAATGGATAGCAAGAGACTTTtatccccagggcggaaatgacgattacgagggggcataattttaaggtgactggaggaaggtatggggagatatcagaggtaggttcttcacacagagcgtTGGgcacgtggaatgcattgctggcgggtggtagtggagtcacatactttagagacttttaagctaCTCTTGgctaggcacatggatgacagtaaaatgtagagtatgtaGTAGTTTGATCGACGCAGAATattagatcggcacaacatcgtgggccaaagggccagtactGTCCCGTAATGTGCTATGTtttcactgtcactctcacctctggaattcagtagCTGAGGCCTGCTGGCAGTGCCGCATGGGGAACGTTAGCTCCGGACTAAAGGAcacattctgaagagggatcctCCAACTGTACTTTGTTCCctcacatttatttccctttagCTGCCCACAGGTAAAGTCTGAACCGATAGACCTGGTGTCACAAACCTGAATGAAATTTCCCATGATCTGAAATGTAAAGTTGAAAGAGCGGTTAGGGTTTGCCCGAATGAATGAAACGGAAGGAATTAATTGTTCAATAAGCCGCGTGTTCAGAGGCTGTTTAGAGATTGCAATCAACTCGACAGAAAGAATCGATTTCCTGGGAACTGCAGGAAAACCCCGTGGGGCAGGAAGCGGCTAAACTGCGATTGGCTCCTCACCAATTGCTGGCTATAAAGCGGGCTGGTGCTCAGGGCCCTGCACAGCTTCAGGGAGCGCGATGGGATATTGGGTGTTGTGttggctgggcctgtgggccgctctgcccctcctggcctctgctgtgcgtgacccggagccggcctggaggctgccgtgtggcccgcccgctatcagcagcactgactgtatcaagcggggctgcttctttgagtcaccgagcctcagtgggcagccgtGTTTGTACAACCTGAGAGAGAGCCCGGGTAAGCAGCACCCACCTCCCGGGTCCTGcaggaagggggtgggggtgtgtgagagagagagagagaaaggtgggCTGGTTTGATGTTCACACTCTCTGGCCTGGGTGTGTTTTTAATGCCAAACTTCTAGTGTTTGGGTTTGTAGTTACTAACTAACTTCCCCTGTGTCCTGCTGCACCCCCACCACGTATTCCTGGAGAGTCTGGGCAAGGGTCAAAGTATATTTAAGACTCCTTTAGGAAAGGACCTTTTCAAAGTTGACCTTTCTGTAGCTGGCCGTTCTGCATTTATTCCCTTGTTCTGATATTTGTAAGGCAAGGTTTGGTTGGATAACATGTAAGCAACTATATACTTTGTTTTGATTGTGGTCAGGTGGTACACAAActtggaactttgtttttgtggccCTTCTCCTGACTATAAGAACAGTCTGATTAAATGCCACAATACTGCTAATTCTAAAGGCAACTTTGACCAGTTTGTTTCCCCTCTGATGAAGCAGTTTAAGATTTGTTACAGACCCACTGCACAAGTGAGTAAAACAAAACTGCCTCACTTAGAGGCATAATACTTGATCCCAGATCAATTGAGGGAACAGCCTAAGCTATTCCAGCTCAATTTCTCCAGGCCtagtaacatccttgtgaatcctTTCTGCACCTTCAATTTTAACAACTCCTTTCCAgcagaagggtgaccagaattgtatgtagtATTCTGACAGTGGCTGCAACAATGTCTTGTACAGATGTGACATGACCTCCAATCGCTGTAATCCTTGCTCTGAAGGCAAGAATGCCCAGCACTGCCTTTGCCCTGTCTAAATGTGATTCTacttttcaaggaactatgcacctgcaccccttaGATTTGTCTGGCAACACTTGAGGGCACTGCCATGAAGTGTAGGAGTcatgccttgccaaaatgcagcaccttgcacTGATTGGCAGCTGGAGTTTCATTTCACTCCTTAGCCTGTTGCCCCTTCTGAAATCCTGTTGTACTGGATACTTTTTACTGTCCGGTACACCTTTTTTAATGTCCCATCTGCACACTTGGTAACAATATCTCCTGTATTCATATCCTCAAATAACAATGTGGTGGAACAGGCACTGAAGGCAGGAGGAGAAGTAGCAGGTCAAGTCTGACCTTGCCACCCTGTCAATGCTGTTCAATCTATTTCCCATCAATCCTGGTTTCACACTACACTCTACATTGTGGAAGCCTCTGGACACTGACTGCCAACAGTTGAGTCAGTTTCTAATGTAAAATCAAACTTATTAATTATTGAACCCTTGCGTTGTATTTCtttgcagtgtgtacagcagatggCCAGTTCGTTGTGGCGATCACCAGGAACCTGACCCGTCCTGCcctcaacctgtcatctctgtaCGTGAAAGATGGGCAAGAAGCTGAGTGCAGGCCTAAGCTCATCAGAGGAACTTGCAGCCTTCCGCTTCCCAATTACCTCTTGTGGCTCGACCCAGCGGGTGAGTATTGGGGGGGGGTCTGGCATTCTGCCCCTTTGAATGGGCCAGCTCACTCTTAAGTGCCctccattgcaggaggagactggaagctttgtgtatgaaacagacaTCTTGGGGAAGAGGATCATTCAGATGGGGCCACAGGGCTCAATAACAAgggacagcaccttcaggtgagAGTGCAGTGGGCTGCTTTGGTGTGTACAGGGAAGAGTTACTGACTGAAATGCCACCACCTCTTTGTCTTGACAGCCTGCATGTCCAGTGCAAGTACAAGggggagcatgaggctggcttacaaatcaatgtctcagttcacacgctccctccaccaccagctgcttctgaagatgggatcctgaggctggaactgcaAATAGCAAAAGGTAGTGCTGCCCTAGTAATAGACCACTAGGAATGTATTCCTTCAGAGAGTGACTGGtttgttctccttgtttctgttaGATGGCGACTACAGGCTGTGGTACAAGGACAGTGACTACCCCATTGAGAGGATCCTTCGGGAgtcggtgtttgttgaggttcgtgTGAAGGATCGCACTGACCCAATGATTGTCCTGAGATTGCATGACTGCTGGGCaacccctgtgccagcccctgaCCATGAGGTGCAGTGGAGTCTCCTGGTGGATGGGTAAGGACTCTGAATGGAACTGTGTGGATTTGAGTTAAACTCTGACTCAACTGTCAGTGAGCAAGTATTGGACCTCAGCCTGGTGTGCCATTTTGTTCAATCATGGCTAAAGTGTGACTTCTATCTGCCTTTGTGCTGTTTCACCTGCCCATAGTTAGGAATCTGCTGTAACATTGTCAAGGCCTTTACTGTTTCTGGAAAAGGATTTAGATTGATGCCTGAACTTGCTGTCCAGGTTAAATATACACCCCCTTGTCACACTCTGCATTTTCAGACACTTGGGCAGCATTTCCTGTGTTCACTCTGAAATTCCCCTCATTGTGAAGATTAAATCAATCCTGGCTGCATTGACTGAAGGCCTCACTTTAGCCACATAGGCCTGATGGTCAGCTGACCAAACACTGGTCTGGGCTAATATTGCCCCCTACACCAGCAGCTGCCTGGTGTCACTGCCACCTCTTCAAATGTGAGACCTTGTCACCCTGTATGTCGGGATTTCTGTAAACTCCCCAGGGATTGAGTTCAGGCTAGTACTGTTTaatgtttcctcccagtccagTGTTTGCCCTGTCTGAGTACAAAAAGGACTTGACCCTAATCTTTCAGTACTTTCTGGTCAGTCTGGCCTGCTGACCTCTTCCCCTCTGCAATCAGTTAGATGTGCCACGTACTCTTGCTTAGTGTGCTGTTTTTGAAAGATCTAAGCCAAACAAAGACCAAGTCTGTGTTTACTTCCAGGGGCTGTCAGCTTCTTGGCTTTTTTTCTTGGCAAGTGTAATTCCCTCTCTTGtactcccccgcccccccccaaaaaaaaaactgacctgCCGTTGCATGTTCTACACTCTACTGAGCTGTTTTGAACAGGTGCCCCTATGAGGGTGATGACTACCTGACTGTCCTACGCCCAGTAGATGCCtcttctggcctgcagttcccagcccatcacaagcggtttgaagtgaagacctttgttttcttggatggagtgtctgagcagCCCCTCTCTGGACAGGTAACCAAACTGATGGAAGTGAGACCAACCTCATGAAATCCTCTTGCTGACTCTGTACTACACCCTGGGTACCAGCTACAAAATGCTCACTCGAGTATAAATTCCTTCCTAGGTTTACCTGCACtgcagtgctgaggtttgctcTCCCTCTGCTCAGGATGACTGTACAACCAGATGTGGTCCAAGTGAGTTCCTTGATGCTTTCTGTTGAGCTGAGATCCACCCCCTCTGTCCCTGATCTTCAATGTCCCCTACATCCAGTTAGCAAGGATACAGCATCCTGATTGTAGTCTCAACATGGATTCTAACAATCTGTCATGTCCTTCTTCCCCCAAATAGGATCACGCAGGAGTGCTCCCCTCCATGCGGGGACCTTGGTAAGTTCTCCTGGTCCTGTTGTATTCCTGTTGCAGGAGAACAGCCAGTCTAAGCAGTTGCTGAATGAGAACGGTAAGTGATGTTTCATCTGTAGTTCATTGAGCACCTTTCCAATGTCTCAACACCTTCCATCTCCCAACAGGTGCTGCTGGATCTCCTGTTGTGGTTGGAGTAGCCATTGGGTTCCTGGTGTTGCTTTTGGTGGTGATGGCTGCAGTGTACAGAATGAAGAACCCAGTCCTGTCTGTGCCCAATGTCACAAGATTGAACTGTAGCCCTTGAATATCAATAAACCAGACAGAAACCTGCTTCTGGTGTGTCTGTAACTAAACAACCCAGTCTCTGCAGGAGGGAGTTTGAATTCTGCATCATGGACACAAGGGACAGTAATTAGTTGTAAGAACAAATGGTGAGTTACTCAGCTGCAGAATTCCCCAGCcttgacctgatcttgtagcaaCATGTTCTGTGCTTGGTGCTAGTGAATGGTGACATCCTTGCCTCTTGGTTAGTTTTTCCTAAAACTGCCAGAATATGAAGGCTGTATAACTTCCAGGCTATTACCCACTCAGCAAATTCTGTTCCTTTCTTAGTCTGTTCTCAGCTGTTGTCCAACCTGGACTTTTGACTACCTTCCCCTCTGGACCCTTGTCTCACCCATCTACAGTTTGTAGACCACTGCCAGAGCTTGTGGTCTCTGCCCAATATTCTTTCTGATAACTAATCATATCATATGGCCATGCCACATCACCTACCACCCCAATGCCAGGTCTTGCATGGCTGCCTCTTTGAAGTCTTAGATGAGAACATCTTGCCTCCTTTCTGAAATTTCCATGATGCTGATATACACAAGCTGAATGCTCAACACCAACTGACACACTTTCCATGTCATACCCACACACCTGAACACCAGCTGTAGTGGTAATGAGGCTACAGTTTCAATTTGTTGCTCACAGCATTAAGCCAATGCAACAAAATGATCTGAATTTGCCCATTGGTTTATACATAGGATTTTCAAACTTTTTACTCACTGTTTTCCCCATCTTTTAGTCATCTTATTTCTGGTGATCTAAAAGCAATGgttgcgcgccccccccccccaaaccaagCCACACATGGGATTCCTCACTTAGGGCCAAGATTGGGTGGGATGAGGGGAGACAGTGCCTGCCAGTGTGGTGAGCCTGCATAACAGCAAGTGAGACCAACTGTTTGACATAGCCTAAGGGGCAGAGGAAGAAAGTGGGAGCTGGACGCAGCTGAATGACCAGCCACGAtcactgagcctgctctgccatccaatgcTGAATGGCCCACTGTTTTTATTGTTTCTCAGGCTAATGCCTGGTCTGTCTTTCTCTGCAATGTAGTGCAGTGGCTATACTTGCTCCATGCAGCAGTAACTTCTGGCAAAGGATTCATTTTGCTAATGGGCTTGTGGAAGCCTCCTGGTTCTCACTTGAAGGAGAAACCTGAACATCCTgatctctcctcttcccccctcccccccgtctttttgttttgtgtggCTTGGCTGTTGTCCAGTGCTCATGATTCCTGTTTAATGCCTTAC from the Stegostoma tigrinum isolate sSteTig4 chromosome 30, sSteTig4.hap1, whole genome shotgun sequence genome contains:
- the LOC125466079 gene encoding zona pellucida sperm-binding protein 4-like; translated protein: MGKKLSAGLSSSEELAAFRFPITSCGSTQRRVTGLFSLFLLDGDYRLWYKDSDYPIERILRESVFVEVRVKDRTDPMIVLRLHDCWATPVPAPDHEVQWSLLVDGCPYEGDDYLTVLRPVDASSGLQFPAHHKRFEVKTFVFLDGVSEQPLSGQENSQSKQLLNENGAAGSPVVVGVAIGFLVLLLVVMAAVYRMKNPVLSVPNVTRLNCSP